CACACCGAGCGGAGATATTTCGCAGGTGACCGCAGTTTGGAGCAACGGTGCCACTGGTCTGCAATTGAACAATTTGCCCCCCGGCGATTATGCCGTCACCCTGACCAATGCCGTTGGCTGCACTTGGACGCAATCGTTCCAACTTTCCGCGCCACCGGGTTTGAGCATACAAGTGTCCACCACTTCGCCTACTTGCTTTGGCGATAGCGATGGCTCGCTCACCGTGCAATCCATCTCTGGCGGAGCCACTCCGTTTATCCTGACGCTGAACAACTTGACCAATACGGTGGTCAATTCATTCCCCATCACGCTGAGCAATCTGGAAGCAGGCACTTATCTGTTGGCAGTGGCCGATGCGAATGACTGCGTCACGGAGCAAAGCGTGGATATTGTCGCACCTCCCCAGTTGACGGTTGACTTGGGGCCGGATGTGACCATCAGTTTTGGTGACAGTATTCAACTGAATGCAAGGCTCAACATGACCGCTTTTGAGTCGTTCGCATGGTCGCCAACCGACTATTTGCTCACACCCGACTCGCTCTCCACTATGGCCAAGCCTCCCGTGAGTCAGATATACGCCATCACCGTGATTGACACGACTGGCTGCCCGGCTACCGACCAACTGCGCATCATCGTCCAAAAACAAAATCGCGTTTATCTGCCCAATATCATCAAGCCGGAGTCCAATGAACTGAACGATGCCTTCACGGTGTACGCAGGTGCCGAGGTGGCGCGAGTGCGACTCATGCGCATTTATGACCGCTGGGGCGAGTTGTTGTTTGAAAACAAAGACTTTGCCCCTAATGATGAGCAATCGGGCTGGCGAGGACGCGCCAAGGGCAATCTGGTCAATCCGGGCGTTTTTGTCTATGTGGTGGAAGTAGAATACTTTGACGGCACTTCGCAAATACTGTCAGGAGATGTGACAGTGATTCGATAATTGTTGAATGACACGCTGGAAGTGGCACACGTCTCGCCGTGAATTTTTTGAGGAAAATTCACGGCGAGACGTGTGCCACTCTTTATTTTGCCCCTACCTATGGCTACAACACTGCTAATAGAGAACAATAGCCAAAAAATATTTTACATCTGGGCAACCCTTTCCCCATCATTTCCACCAATTAAGCGTTTACAGCCTCATGCAACAGTTGAACGACCAGGAATTGGTAAGTGGCGTGCTACGCGGCAGTCCGGCGCACCAAACGGCGCTATATCGCCAATATAGCGTGCCCATGTTCCGAGTGGTGCTGCGGTTTGCTCGGGACAAGGCCGAGGCTGAAGATATGTTGCAAGATGGGTTTATCCGGGTGTTCCGCGACATGACGCAGTTTCGCGGCGATGGGGCGCTCGGAGGTTGGATTCGACGCATCATGGTCAACACTGCCCTGAGCCACCTCCGAAAGCAGCGCGATTTCATACGCGACACGGGAGACTTCAGCCCCTTCGAGAGCCGATTCCGCACCGAGGAAGATTTTGCAGCCAATTTGGATGCCGAAACATTGATGAAATACCTCCAAAAATTACCACCCGGCTATCGCGCCGTGTTCAACTTATACGCCATAGAGGGTTTCACCCATGAGGAAATTGCCGAACAATTGGGTATTTCCATCGGAACCAGCAAAAGCCAGTTGTTCAAGGCGAGAGAATACCTCAAAAAAATACTGGACAAATCATTTATTTCATAAGCACGCCTTTCAATTGATTCATTCTCAAACCAATGGCTGAGCACAAAGAATTTGAGTCGCTCGACGAACTCTTCCGAAAAACATTTCAGGACCTGCCTGACACGCCCTCCACTTCGGGCTGGGACACACCCTCCGAGCGGGTTTGGCAACACGTTCAAAAACAAATAAAACCACCTCGTTCGGGTTGGAGCACACAAACCGTTGCACTCTTGGCGGCTTTTGCTGTCACACTTGTGTTGGGCCTGTATTTGCTCCTGAACCGACCGGAGGCACAAACAGAGACACCAGTTGTCGCGCCGGAATTGCCATCAGCCAATGTCGAAGCCAACGACCCGACGTTCGACGAAGCGACAGCACGCACAAAGGAAGAAGTCAATGTCGCTCACAAAGAACAACTTGCGACACCATTGAGACCGAAGCAAGGGAAAAAGGCATTCGTGCGGCAACCAACCGCCTCACAAATTAAAGCAGAGTCAGAGGCAGCGAATGCACCCCAAGCCGAGTCTGCACAGTCAGAAACAGTTGAAAAATCTGTTGCTGAAAAAATGCCCGTGTCACCCAACACGACCAAACGCCTCAAAGCCGAACTGGCAAAAAAAGCACAAGAGGCATGGGAAACTCCGCTGGCCCCGCTCCCCCAACGCTGGCCCGGAAAGCCGAACAAGTGACTTTATTCCAAGCTGATGCGTTTCAAAAACCGACAACATTTTAGCAGTAGTATAAAAGCCCGGCGGAGGAGTCTGCCGGGCTTGTTTTTTCTACCTGATTAATTTCACGTTGCGTGCGATAGGCTCCCCACGCTCGTTTTTTCCCATCGTGAACTCCACCATATCACCCTCGCGCAAGTCGTTGAAATCCGTGTCAACGAGGAAAGAATAGTGAAAGAACAAGTTGTTGGTTTGAGGGTAAGAGATGAACCCGTAGCCATCCTTCATGCTAAAAATAGTGCTGGTCTTCACTTCGCCCTCCTCCACTTCCACCGTCTCCTCGCTGCCATTCAACACGGGTATCTTTTTGCGCTCGACAAACAATCGGCTCACCGCGAAGCCCTCGTCGTCGTCTTTTTCGATGAACTTCTCCATCGCAATCGGGTACGTCACTTCTTCCCACAGATACTGCGAGGTGACGGTGGTGCGGCGGCGGCCCTCCTCGTCGAAGTATTCATAGTCCCACCCCAACAACATCACGCGAACGCCGAGCGTGTGCAACTTGCGCACGAGCGGCACGAAATCACTATCGGAAGCGATAAGCACCACCGCGTCGAACTGCTTGTGCAATGCCAACTCAAAAGCTTCCAAGGCCATCCACACATCAATGCCTCGCTCTTGGCGAAAGCCCTGAAAAGTGGTGCGCACGGGCAGGTAGTGGGTCGTCACCCCCTCCATCATAAGTATATCGTCGAAAAGACGGTCGTAGAAAAGGCGATTGCCCTCGGCGCTGGCTTCTTGGGCAGAGAGGCGCCCCCGAAAATAGTGCGCGTCCACGATTTGGCAAAGATGGAAATCCTTGCCCTCTTCTTCCGCGATGCGGTGCCGAACGAACTCGTGCAGGCCAGCGATGCTGAGGCGGCTGCGTCGTTCGTGGTGGTAGGCGTAATAGTTGGAAACGTGAAGGAAATAATTACCGTCGTAAAAGACCCCTATTCGGGTCAACTTCTGCTGACTATCAGACATTTACTGCTAGATTTTGATGCTTTAATTGTTAAACCGACGAATCACTTTGGCACAGGGAACGAACGCATCATTTTGGCAATAATCCTTGGTTGTTTTTCTATGGAAGCAGTCGTGATGGCAAATCAATACGGGGTGCAAAGGACAGTTATTTCAACGGGAAAAACCATGCCGTTTTGAAATAAAAAATCAATAAAAAAATTACCCGAAAGGCAGGAAGCACAAGCCTCCATGGAGCATATCTATGATTCCAAATCCGCAAAGAATTTCCTTAGCTCCGTCGCATCTTTTGGCTTGATGCGGCCACCGAGAATAAGGCGCAATTCGCGGCGGCGAGCGGCGCTCTCGTAGAGTTGTTGTTCTTCGCTGGAAAGGGGCAGGACGGGTGGCACCTGCACTGGATTTTTCCTTTTATCGTCAACGGCAACAAAGGTGAAGTATGCGTGATTGCAGCGCCGGGGCTTTTGCCCTTTGATGTCGTTGGCAAAAACCTCGACGTAAATTTCCACAGAAGTGTTGAAGGCTCGCGTCACACAGGCCTCCAATGTGATGACATCGCCCAGATGAATCGGGTTTTGAAACGAAATATAGTCCACTGCCACCGTCACCACATGTGCCTCGCAGTGCTTGCCCGCACAAATGGCGCTCACAATATCCATCCATCGCATCAGATACCCGCCCATCAGGTTGCCCATTGGGTTCGTGTCGTTGGGCATGATGAGCTCCGTCATCACGGTCTTGCTTTCAGATACTTTTTTGGGTGTCAGGTTTTGTTTTGCCATAAAAGGGTTGACAACAATTGTTGTGTTAGTGTTGGTTATACTTCACGCCGCCGGGTTTTGGGCATGGGAAAAAGTGCAATCTGCTCAAAATCAGGGAGAGCGAGCAGGGCCGTCTAATAAATCCTAACGAATCAAGGTATAAAAAAGGAGCGCCCGTTGGGTGGACCTTCATCAACTTTTCCCCATGCTCATCAGCCATTTTCCCCTCAACGCCCACTCATAAGTGCCAAACAGCACGCCCGAAAAGAACAAATCACCCATCACCGTATTCTTCAAGAAAGGCAAACCAGCCGTGTAGCAAGCCATAAGGCCAGCAGCCGTCTTGGGGTACATCGCACCTTCGAACCAAACACTAAAATTGGTGACAAGGAAAAAAATGAGGGAAGCGGTAAGGCTTGCGGCCACCACGCGCAGCGGCGCCACTTTTCTGCTGAGCATCCACCAGCCCACGACCATGACAATGCCAAACGCCGCATAAATCCACCACGATGTAATCAACGTGAAGCTCGGGTAATACTGCTGGTAGATGACATTGTTCAGAATCAAATCGCTGAAAAACAGCGCCAAAAAGGGGATGGCCAAGGTCAGTGCCTGACGGCTGAAATAAGCAGCGCCAAAAAGTGCCATAGCGCCTATGGGCGAAAAATTGTAGGGCGGATGGGGCAACAGGTTCAATCCCAAACGGGTGAAAGCGGCAAGGAACATCAGGGCTATTGCGAGACGAATCTTCATCTTGTCAAAATTTTGTTTGCGGGGCGAAGATACGGCGAACACGGCTTGACTTATGCCGTTTTTCGGAAAAACAGTTTTGCCAAAAAGCAATTGCTGTATCATTGCGCCCACGCTGAATCACGATTTTTGCGTTCTATCTGGAAATATCTTTTTCGCAAAACCCGCTCAATCACTCGAAGAATATGCTCAAACAAACGCTCTCGCTCTTCATCCTACTGCTCGCCTCGCACGCTTTCGCCCAGCCCGAACGCTGGCAGCAACGCGCCGACTACGAGATGACCATTGACATGGATGCCGCCAAAAACCAATATCGCGGCTCGCAACGCATCACTTACACCAACAACAGCCCCGACACGCTCCACCGAGTGTTTTACCATCTATATTTCAATGCCTTCCAGCCGGGCAGCATGATGGACGTGCGCTCGCGCACCATCGCCGATGCCGACGGACGTGTAGCCGACCGCATCTCGAAGCTCAAAGCCAACGAGCAGGGATGGATAAAAGTAAAATCGCTCCAACACGACGGCAAACCAGCCAGATTCAAAATAAGCGAGACCATTCTGGAAGTATCCCTCCCCCAGCCCATCCTACCGCATAGCACCTCTCTGTTGGAGATGGAGTGGGATGCCCAAGTGCCGCTCCAAATTCGACGTTCTGGCCGCGACAACAACGAGGGCGTGCGATTTTCCATGACCCAATGGTACCCCAAACTATGCGAGTACGATTATCAAGGCTGGCATGCCAACCCCTATATCGGTCGAGAGTTCTACGGCATCTGGGGCGATTTCGACGTGAAAATTTTGATTGACAAAAACTACCTCGTCGCCGCGGGTGGCTATCTGCAAAACCCGCAAGAAGTCGGCTACGGATACGAAACCTCCGGTCAGCTCGTGACCCGCCCCGCAGGCGACAAATTGCTCTGGCATTTCAAAGCCCCAGACGTACACGACTTTGCATGGGCTGCCGACCCTGATTTCACGCACACGAAAATCAACGCCGACGACGGCACGGTGATGCATTTTGTGTGGCAAAAAGGCATGGGCTACGATGCCCAATGGGAAAAACTGCCCAGCATCATGAACCGCGCCCGCACAATTATGAACGAACGCTTTGGAAAATACCCGCACCGCGAGTACTATTTCATACAAGGTGGCGACGGCGGAATGGAATACCCGCTGGCCACGCTCATCACCGGCAACCGCCCGCTCAATAGTCTGGTGGGCGTGTCCATCCACGAACAAGTGCACTCGTGGTACCAGATGGTGCTAGGCAGCAACGAGAGCCTTTACGCATGGATGGACGAGGGATTCACCTCCTATGCCTCCGATATTGTGGAAAACGAACTTGCCCGCGAGGGGCTATTGCCCGGAAGAAAAGCGAGCACCAATCCTTTTGCAGGCACTTATTCGGCTTACAGGCAGCTGGCACTCAGCGGATTGGAAGAGCCGCTCACCACCCACGCCGACCGATTCAACACCAACTATGCTTACGGATTGGCCGCCTATGTGAAAGGCTCGGTTTTTCTTCACCAATTAGAATATGTCATTGGGAAAAAAGCCTTGGCGGAGGGGTTGCTCCGCTACTTCGACACATGGAAATTCAAACACCCGAACGCCAACGACGTGATTCGAGTGTTTGAAAAACAAAGTGGCCTTGAACTGGATTGGTACAAAGAAGATTGGGTGCACACGACGAACACCATCGACTATTCCATCAATGAGGTGGTGGCCGACGGCAGACGCGCCACCAAGGTGGTCATCGGGCGAAATGGCCGCATGGCCATGCCTTTGGACATCGTGGTCACTTACGAAAAAGGAGAGCAGGAACTGTTTTACGTCCCGCTCGAAAGCATGCGCGGCGAAAAACCCGCCGAGGACGGCACCAAGCGCACCGTGCTGCCCGCCCACAGATGGGTGGACCCCACTTACGAGTTTGAAATCCCGGAACGACTGAAAAACATTTCCAAAATAGAGATAGACCCCTCTGGACGCTTGGCGGATGTGAAACGGGAAGACAATGTGTGGGAGCGGAAGGATTGAAAATGACAAGCCCTCCCCTCTGTCATTGTTCTCCAAAAATATAGCCACTCGAAGACACAGGGCATCGCCCTGGCAAACACATTTCTTTGCAATTCCTTAACTTTGCAGGTGTAAAAGTCCCCCAATCATAAGCAGACCTTTGCGTTTGGCTTTAGTTTATGTCTGTCATATTCAAATCGTTCCGAGTTTTCATGTTCGTTGCCGCCGCTTGTTTGGTGGTCAATGATGTTGCGCGACTGGTCTTCCCTTTTGCGCAACAGACGCTTGTCATGCAAGACAGCGGAGACGAGGAGCAAGACGACAACAGCAGCCAAAACGCATATTCTTTTTTCGAGGAGGAGGTAAAAAGCACCTCCCACAAAGAGCGCCTACAACAGTGGTTCTCTGTCTCTTGCGAAGTGGAGGCCTCCGTCGCACATCTCATCAAGGATGACAAGGTCAGGCATCTGGCTTTCATCCCGATTTTTTCACCCCCTCCCAACCTTTCCCCTTTGTAAGGGACGACGACCTCCGTTCCCTATGGTCGCCCTTGTCGTGCATCAATCCTGACTTTTCCGCTACCCGGCTGTATCTCCGACGTGTTATTGTTTCCAGCACCTAAAACTCGCGCAAACGCCTGACGGCGAATTGTCGCGCTCCCGGCTGACCCATCTATTTTTCACAACAACTCTCCTCATCCCTCTCTATGGACGGGCTGAACAAAACATTTAATTCCATGCAAAAGACTAACCTTTTCGCACACCTGAAACAAGATTTGCCAGCAGGCTTGGTTGTGTTCCTCATAGCGCTTCCATTGTGCCTCGGCATCGCTCTGGCATCGGGCGCCCCACTTTTTTCAGGCATGATCGCCGGCTTTGTGGGTGGCATCGTCATCGGGATGCTGAGCAATTCGCACACGAGCGTGAGCGGGCCGGCAGCGGGACTCACAGCGGTTGTTCTGGTTGCCATTCAGCAGCTCGGCGCTTTCGAGACATTTTTGCTGGCCGTGATGCTGGCAGGGGCGTTGCAACTGGTGCTGGGATTTGCCCGCGCAGGTTCCATCGCCGATTTTTTCCCCTCTAGTGTCATTAAGGGTATGCTCACAGCCATTGGTGTCATCATTATTTTGAAACAGATACCACACGCGCTGGGCTACGACAAAACCGCCGAGGGGCATCTATCCTTTTTTGAAAACAACGGCAGCAACACCTTCACCTCCATATGGCAGACCGTGACGCATTACATTCATCCGGGCGCCACATTGGTATCGCTTGTGGCCATTGGCATTTTGTTGCTTTGGGAAAAACCTGTCATCAAAAAGCGGACGGGTTTTGTGCCCGGTGCCTTGATAGCCGTGATAGCCAGCGTGCTCCTCAACGAGTTGTTCAAAACTTGGGGCGGCTCTTGGGTCATCATGTCAGAGCATCTCGTCAGCATTCCAGTGCCGGAAAACATGGGGGCCTTTTTGGGGCAATTCACCTTACCTGACTTTAGCCAGTTGTCCAACCCAAAAGTTTACACAGCCGCCTTCACCATCTGCGTGATTGCATCCATCGAAACCTTGCTGTGCATAGAGGCTGTGGACAACATAGACCCCTACAAACGCAGCACAAATCCCAACAAAGAACTGAAAGCACAAGGCGTAGGCAATTTGCTGTCGGGCCTTATTGGTGGCTTGCCCATCACCTCTGTCATAGTGCGTAGCTCAGCCAACGTCAACGCAGGTGCTCGCACCAAAATGGCTGCCATCCTGCACGGGATGTTTTTGCTCATCTGCCTTGCTTTAATACCCAGCCTTCTCAATCTTATCCCCTTGTCTGCTTTGGCAGCGGTACTCATCTTAACAGGATA
This genomic interval from Saprospiraceae bacterium contains the following:
- a CDS encoding acyl-CoA thioesterase, giving the protein MTPKKVSESKTVMTELIMPNDTNPMGNLMGGYLMRWMDIVSAICAGKHCEAHVVTVAVDYISFQNPIHLGDVITLEACVTRAFNTSVEIYVEVFANDIKGQKPRRCNHAYFTFVAVDDKRKNPVQVPPVLPLSSEEQQLYESAARRRELRLILGGRIKPKDATELRKFFADLES
- a CDS encoding M1 family metallopeptidase, whose amino-acid sequence is MLKQTLSLFILLLASHAFAQPERWQQRADYEMTIDMDAAKNQYRGSQRITYTNNSPDTLHRVFYHLYFNAFQPGSMMDVRSRTIADADGRVADRISKLKANEQGWIKVKSLQHDGKPARFKISETILEVSLPQPILPHSTSLLEMEWDAQVPLQIRRSGRDNNEGVRFSMTQWYPKLCEYDYQGWHANPYIGREFYGIWGDFDVKILIDKNYLVAAGGYLQNPQEVGYGYETSGQLVTRPAGDKLLWHFKAPDVHDFAWAADPDFTHTKINADDGTVMHFVWQKGMGYDAQWEKLPSIMNRARTIMNERFGKYPHREYYFIQGGDGGMEYPLATLITGNRPLNSLVGVSIHEQVHSWYQMVLGSNESLYAWMDEGFTSYASDIVENELAREGLLPGRKASTNPFAGTYSAYRQLALSGLEEPLTTHADRFNTNYAYGLAAYVKGSVFLHQLEYVIGKKALAEGLLRYFDTWKFKHPNANDVIRVFEKQSGLELDWYKEDWVHTTNTIDYSINEVVADGRRATKVVIGRNGRMAMPLDIVVTYEKGEQELFYVPLESMRGEKPAEDGTKRTVLPAHRWVDPTYEFEIPERLKNISKIEIDPSGRLADVKREDNVWERKD
- a CDS encoding RNA polymerase sigma factor, with product MQQLNDQELVSGVLRGSPAHQTALYRQYSVPMFRVVLRFARDKAEAEDMLQDGFIRVFRDMTQFRGDGALGGWIRRIMVNTALSHLRKQRDFIRDTGDFSPFESRFRTEEDFAANLDAETLMKYLQKLPPGYRAVFNLYAIEGFTHEEIAEQLGISIGTSKSQLFKAREYLKKILDKSFIS
- a CDS encoding SulP family inorganic anion transporter — encoded protein: MQKTNLFAHLKQDLPAGLVVFLIALPLCLGIALASGAPLFSGMIAGFVGGIVIGMLSNSHTSVSGPAAGLTAVVLVAIQQLGAFETFLLAVMLAGALQLVLGFARAGSIADFFPSSVIKGMLTAIGVIIILKQIPHALGYDKTAEGHLSFFENNGSNTFTSIWQTVTHYIHPGATLVSLVAIGILLLWEKPVIKKRTGFVPGALIAVIASVLLNELFKTWGGSWVIMSEHLVSIPVPENMGAFLGQFTLPDFSQLSNPKVYTAAFTICVIASIETLLCIEAVDNIDPYKRSTNPNKELKAQGVGNLLSGLIGGLPITSVIVRSSANVNAGARTKMAAILHGMFLLICLALIPSLLNLIPLSALAAVLILTGYKLAKISIFKEMWNNGKYQWWPFIITVVAVVFTDLLTGVGIGLAASAFAILRGNMKNSYYFRKEKYQDGDLIHIKLSQEVSFLNKASIKQTLEHLPEKSRVLIDATDTAYIDFDVLEIIKDFCNVKAPNMDIDVTLKGFHERYNIGESDFVTYEPAEEGAGKTWKNGHPPKGKKADALAN
- a CDS encoding NYN domain-containing protein, whose protein sequence is MSDSQQKLTRIGVFYDGNYFLHVSNYYAYHHERRSRLSIAGLHEFVRHRIAEEEGKDFHLCQIVDAHYFRGRLSAQEASAEGNRLFYDRLFDDILMMEGVTTHYLPVRTTFQGFRQERGIDVWMALEAFELALHKQFDAVVLIASDSDFVPLVRKLHTLGVRVMLLGWDYEYFDEEGRRRTTVTSQYLWEEVTYPIAMEKFIEKDDDEGFAVSRLFVERKKIPVLNGSEETVEVEEGEVKTSTIFSMKDGYGFISYPQTNNLFFHYSFLVDTDFNDLREGDMVEFTMGKNERGEPIARNVKLIR